In Calothrix sp. PCC 7507, one DNA window encodes the following:
- a CDS encoding ion transporter has protein sequence MLLTREKAEFYLKDLDTPVGKAINLTIAGLVLLSSGIFVAETYDIPDLFRFQLNAIDTAIFVIFAIEYILRLWSAENKIKYLLSFYSIIDLIAILPFFLGEVDISFIRLLRWFRILRLIRFIDKKFLFGSISTEDGVIFTRISFTLFAIIFVYSGLIYQVEHPVNPKGFATFLDALYFSIVTMTTVGFGDVTPISELGRWLTVLMILTGIALIPWQVGDLIKRLVKTANQVETVCASCGLAFHDADAGFCKRCGTKLPTMHID, from the coding sequence ATGTTACTCACTAGAGAAAAAGCTGAATTCTATTTAAAAGATTTAGACACACCAGTAGGTAAAGCAATTAATTTAACAATTGCCGGACTGGTACTGCTCTCATCAGGAATTTTTGTTGCAGAAACTTATGATATTCCTGATTTATTCAGATTCCAGTTGAATGCAATAGATACTGCTATTTTCGTAATTTTTGCAATAGAATATATACTCCGTCTCTGGAGTGCAGAGAACAAAATTAAATATCTTCTGAGTTTTTATTCAATTATTGATTTGATAGCTATTTTGCCATTTTTCTTGGGAGAGGTAGATATCAGCTTTATTCGGTTGTTGCGGTGGTTTCGGATTTTAAGGTTAATCAGGTTTATCGATAAAAAGTTTTTATTTGGTAGCATTAGCACGGAAGATGGTGTCATATTTACCCGAATATCATTTACATTATTTGCGATTATATTTGTTTATTCTGGCTTAATTTATCAAGTTGAGCATCCAGTTAACCCTAAAGGTTTCGCTACTTTTTTGGATGCACTATACTTTTCAATTGTCACTATGACGACTGTGGGATTCGGTGATGTGACTCCGATTTCCGAATTAGGTCGCTGGCTGACAGTATTAATGATTTTAACTGGTATTGCACTGATTCCTTGGCAAGTGGGTGATTTAATTAAGCGATTGGTAAAAACTGCCAATCAGGTAGAAACGGTTTGTGCTAGTTGTGGTTTGGCTTTTCATGATGCAGATGCTGGTTTTTGTAAAAGATGTGGGACTAAGTTACCTACTATGCACATTGATTAA
- a CDS encoding cysteine synthase A, producing the protein MTITNGFVGTIGNTPLIRLNSFSEETGCEILAKAEFLNPGGSVKDRAALYIIEDAEAKGLLKPGGTVVEGTAGNTGIGLAHICNAKGYKCLIIIPNTQSQEKIDALTTLGAEVRTVPAVPYKDPNNYVKLSGRIAAELDNAIWANQFDNLANRLAHYETTGPEIWAQTDGKIDAWTASTGTGGTFAGVALYLKEKNPAIKSVVADPLGSGIYSHFKLGEIKIEGNSITEGIGNSRITANLEGAPVDDAIQIDDQEALRVVYQLLRKDGLLMGGSTGINVAAAVALAKQLGPGHTIVTILCDSGSRYQSRIFNREWLASKGLAVD; encoded by the coding sequence ATGACTATCACAAATGGCTTCGTAGGCACTATTGGCAACACACCCCTAATTCGTTTAAACAGCTTTAGCGAAGAAACAGGGTGCGAAATCCTCGCCAAAGCCGAATTTCTCAATCCTGGCGGTTCCGTTAAAGACCGAGCTGCACTTTACATCATCGAAGATGCAGAAGCAAAGGGTCTACTCAAACCTGGTGGTACAGTAGTTGAGGGTACTGCTGGTAATACTGGCATTGGACTAGCACATATTTGCAATGCCAAAGGCTATAAGTGTTTAATTATCATTCCTAATACCCAGTCACAAGAAAAAATAGACGCACTGACGACATTAGGCGCAGAAGTCCGCACCGTCCCCGCTGTTCCCTACAAAGACCCCAACAATTACGTTAAGCTATCTGGCAGAATCGCCGCCGAATTAGACAACGCTATTTGGGCAAATCAGTTTGATAATTTAGCTAACCGCCTTGCCCACTACGAAACCACAGGGCCAGAAATTTGGGCACAGACAGATGGTAAAATTGATGCCTGGACAGCCTCAACTGGTACTGGTGGTACATTTGCAGGCGTAGCGCTTTATTTAAAAGAAAAAAATCCAGCGATAAAATCTGTTGTGGCTGACCCCTTAGGTAGCGGAATATACAGCCACTTCAAGCTAGGCGAAATCAAGATAGAAGGTAATTCCATCACCGAAGGCATTGGTAACAGCCGCATCACCGCCAATCTAGAAGGCGCACCGGTTGATGATGCGATTCAGATTGATGACCAAGAAGCTTTGCGAGTGGTTTATCAATTACTGCGAAAAGATGGACTGTTAATGGGTGGTTCCACAGGTATTAATGTTGCAGCCGCCGTTGCTTTAGCCAAGCAATTAGGGCCAGGACATACCATTGTTACCATTTTGTGTGATAGTGGTTCACGATATCAATCGCGGATATTCAACCGCGAATGGCTAGCCTCAAAAGGACTTGCGGTAGATTAG
- a CDS encoding DUF1565 domain-containing protein: MASNFYVNPAAGNDANPGSQPAPFKTITRALKLATIGTKIQLADGNYNATSGEVFPLTVPSGTIVVGNEANKGQNVLIEGSGSYLSRTFAAQNVTFVLLDGAELRGVSVKNLASRGTAVWVESSAPTIANSTFTQSKREGVFATGDANPSILDSVFSENAANGISIAKNSKGQIKGNTIFKTGFGIAISDAASPTLIDNKISENRSGIVVSGTARPVLRNNYSEKNTDDGLTVIANAFPDLGSADNPGGNILRNNGKFDLQNAGTNKLISVGNQIDPKKVTGSLQFADVSLPTPTTPTPTTPTPTTPTPTTPTPTTPTPDPTDSTPEPTPDPTIPIPVPIPTPTPTPKPTPTPIPTSSDLTDIANHWAAAFIKELVKQGIVSGFPDRTFKPDATMTRAQYAALVVKAFSPSSNRAAVKFKDVPADFWASKVIQQAYQGLFLSGFPDGTFAPNKNIQRVQVIVSLVNGLGLSADSTTTVKFDDQAKIPDYAKDEVAKAIDKRIIVNYPNPKQLNPTRDATRAEVVALVYQALVDAGRVAAINSPYIVAK, from the coding sequence ATGGCATCAAATTTTTACGTAAATCCAGCGGCAGGCAATGATGCTAACCCTGGTAGCCAACCAGCCCCCTTCAAAACCATTACCCGCGCCCTCAAGCTTGCCACTATCGGTACTAAGATTCAATTGGCAGACGGTAATTACAATGCCACTAGTGGTGAAGTTTTCCCCCTCACAGTTCCATCTGGCACTATTGTAGTGGGTAATGAAGCCAACAAAGGCCAGAATGTTTTAATTGAAGGCAGTGGTAGCTACCTCAGCCGGACTTTTGCGGCTCAAAATGTCACTTTCGTACTGCTCGATGGTGCAGAATTACGGGGTGTGAGTGTAAAAAATCTAGCTAGTCGTGGTACGGCTGTCTGGGTTGAATCAAGCGCACCCACTATTGCTAATAGCACCTTCACTCAATCTAAACGTGAGGGAGTCTTTGCCACTGGTGATGCTAACCCAAGCATCCTTGATAGTGTATTCTCTGAGAATGCTGCCAATGGTATTTCTATAGCTAAAAATTCCAAAGGGCAAATAAAAGGTAATACCATCTTCAAAACAGGTTTTGGTATTGCGATTAGTGATGCAGCATCACCGACACTTATAGATAATAAAATCTCCGAAAACCGCTCTGGGATAGTTGTTTCTGGAACTGCACGTCCAGTATTGCGGAATAATTACAGTGAAAAAAATACTGACGATGGTTTGACAGTAATTGCGAATGCCTTCCCAGATTTAGGTAGTGCTGATAACCCAGGGGGTAACATCCTACGCAATAACGGCAAGTTTGATTTGCAAAATGCCGGTACTAACAAGCTGATTTCTGTGGGCAATCAAATCGATCCGAAAAAAGTCACAGGAAGCTTACAGTTTGCGGATGTTTCACTACCAACGCCTACCACACCAACGCCTACCACACCAACGCCTACAACACCAACACCTACCACACCAACGCCTACCACACCAACACCAGACCCCACAGACTCCACACCAGAACCCACTCCAGACCCTACAATACCTATACCTGTACCAATCCCCACACCTACACCCACTCCGAAACCAACCCCAACCCCGATACCTACATCCAGTGACTTAACTGATATTGCTAATCATTGGGCAGCAGCATTTATTAAGGAATTAGTCAAGCAGGGGATAGTCAGTGGTTTTCCCGATCGCACTTTTAAACCCGATGCAACGATGACACGGGCACAATATGCTGCTTTAGTGGTAAAAGCTTTCAGTCCATCCTCAAATCGTGCTGCTGTCAAATTCAAAGATGTCCCAGCAGACTTTTGGGCATCTAAGGTAATTCAGCAAGCATATCAAGGTTTATTTCTCTCTGGGTTTCCTGACGGCACCTTCGCACCCAACAAAAATATCCAGCGTGTGCAAGTAATTGTCTCTCTGGTGAATGGATTGGGGTTATCTGCTGATAGTACAACCACCGTCAAATTCGACGATCAAGCCAAGATTCCTGACTATGCTAAAGATGAAGTAGCCAAAGCAATAGACAAACGAATTATTGTCAATTACCCAAATCCCAAGCAACTCAACCCTACCCGCGATGCTACACGCGCTGAGGTAGTGGCATTAGTGTATCAAGCTCTGGTAGATGCTGGCCGTGTAGCGGCGATTAACTCGCCTTATATCGTGGCTAAGTAA
- a CDS encoding TIGR04222 domain-containing membrane protein, with the protein MLNSPNRFTLVMCPEGANLMDALLNNPIADMYGPNFLLLYGSIIILAVLVCGWLIQDPTKNQPLPLIPHEPDPYEIAYLRSGALEVTKVAILNLIQRNYLQIAEKFISQTSNHDDLSELQPIEREVFASYSSAPSVKSMELIAQKVQQYCNLYEEQLQNEQLLSTQKWQEWKITVGLIAATIIFSLGGYKLVVALGKGRHNVGFLIVMGILAIIFILWFVSKRSRLSLRGKAYLQQLQETFAQLQSKIKFSIPSVSDYNLVVALFGVEALAGTSYDSYYKVFFPTVFSNRSSKQRGSSDSSCSSSSGCSSCSSGSSCGGGCGGCGGG; encoded by the coding sequence ATGTTGAATTCTCCAAACAGGTTCACTTTAGTGATGTGCCCAGAAGGAGCAAATTTAATGGATGCCTTGCTAAATAATCCAATTGCAGATATGTATGGGCCAAATTTTCTACTGTTGTATGGCAGTATCATTATTTTGGCAGTGTTAGTCTGCGGGTGGCTGATACAAGATCCAACAAAAAACCAACCTTTGCCGTTAATTCCTCACGAACCAGATCCCTACGAAATTGCTTACTTGCGTTCGGGAGCATTAGAAGTGACAAAGGTAGCGATTTTGAATTTAATTCAAAGGAATTATTTACAAATCGCTGAAAAATTCATTAGCCAAACATCAAATCATGATGATCTGTCTGAGTTACAGCCTATAGAGCGTGAGGTTTTTGCTAGTTATTCTTCTGCTCCATCTGTAAAGTCGATGGAGTTAATAGCCCAGAAAGTACAGCAATACTGCAATCTTTATGAGGAGCAGCTACAAAATGAGCAACTGCTATCTACTCAAAAATGGCAAGAATGGAAGATTACAGTTGGCTTGATTGCGGCGACAATTATTTTTAGCCTAGGCGGTTATAAACTCGTGGTAGCTTTGGGAAAGGGACGCCATAACGTGGGTTTTTTGATTGTTATGGGTATCCTAGCGATTATCTTTATTTTATGGTTTGTGAGTAAGCGATCGCGCTTAAGTCTCCGAGGCAAAGCTTATCTACAGCAACTCCAAGAAACCTTCGCTCAGTTGCAATCAAAGATAAAGTTTAGTATACCTTCTGTATCTGACTACAATTTGGTGGTAGCTCTCTTCGGTGTTGAAGCGCTTGCAGGTACTTCCTACGACTCATACTATAAAGTGTTCTTTCCTACCGTATTCTCTAATAGAAGCAGCAAGCAAAGAGGCTCATCTGATAGCTCATGTAGTAGCAGTTCGGGGTGTAGTTCTTGCAGTAGCGGTAGTTCTTGCGGTGGCGGCTGCGGTGGCTGTGGAGGAGGTTAA
- a CDS encoding Spy/CpxP family protein refolding chaperone gives MKLKTLSIVASAIALTLTATPFLVKAQTGSPSPQPGVETPKKPRGERGPWKNLNLTEAQKTRIQEINRNTRTQIEAVFTDEQKAKLKAAFQARQAQRAQGQQRPQGQRPGKEFADLNLSEAQKTQIRQIRESSKQQMQSVLTAEQQQKLQEFKKNAASRRQPATR, from the coding sequence ATGAAACTCAAAACATTATCAATCGTAGCTAGCGCGATCGCCCTGACTTTAACTGCGACTCCTTTCTTAGTCAAAGCACAAACAGGCTCACCTTCACCCCAACCAGGTGTAGAAACTCCCAAAAAACCAAGAGGTGAAAGAGGTCCTTGGAAAAATCTCAATTTAACTGAAGCGCAAAAAACCCGTATCCAAGAAATCAATCGTAACACCCGCACCCAAATTGAAGCCGTTTTCACCGACGAACAAAAAGCGAAGTTAAAAGCTGCATTCCAAGCACGTCAAGCCCAGCGCGCACAAGGTCAACAACGTCCACAAGGTCAACGCCCAGGAAAGGAATTTGCTGACTTGAATTTGAGTGAAGCCCAAAAAACCCAAATACGGCAAATCCGGGAGTCATCAAAACAACAGATGCAATCAGTGCTAACTGCTGAACAACAGCAAAAACTACAGGAATTCAAGAAGAATGCTGCTTCCCGCCGTCAGCCAGCTACTCGCTAG
- a CDS encoding sensor histidine kinase — protein MSRPIKIDNHPFRFLLYLEWVLLAIATVTALLPHHSPRFSTRIPELTICSLIIFGLMGLRLPTSNRITKIIYTAAEIGLILLTGVYGGKTARLFPYLYVILVTRSCLIFSLPGRLLVTILSFILFVFTLIYRAPRFPVQPQDQERFWFFTLSLILLFGLSLVFVLLLMNTVISERQSREELAIANEKLLQYAHRIENQATLEERNRIAREIHDSLGHSLTALNLQLETALKLFQSNPSKSQTFLARAKELGSKALQDVRHSVSAMRSHPLQEQSLEQAISILAEDFYRSKGVQPSCEINLVYPLPTEIKTAIYRIIQESLTNISKYATASEIKLELTTTINSLRLKIQDNGRGFDLKQNTTGFGLHSMRDRTLAVGGKFNINSAPGYGCQITVDIPLRRLKL, from the coding sequence ATGAGTCGCCCCATAAAAATTGATAATCATCCTTTTCGGTTTCTGCTTTATTTGGAGTGGGTATTATTAGCGATCGCTACGGTGACGGCTTTGCTGCCACATCATTCACCAAGATTCTCTACCAGAATTCCAGAACTGACAATTTGCAGTTTAATTATATTTGGCTTAATGGGCTTAAGATTACCTACCAGTAATCGTATTACCAAGATAATTTACACAGCTGCTGAAATCGGTTTGATTTTATTGACTGGGGTTTATGGTGGTAAAACTGCTCGCTTATTTCCTTATTTATATGTGATTTTAGTCACACGAAGTTGTCTAATTTTTAGCTTGCCTGGGCGTTTATTAGTAACAATTTTATCGTTTATTTTATTTGTGTTTACACTAATATATCGCGCACCTAGATTTCCAGTACAGCCCCAAGACCAAGAACGGTTTTGGTTTTTCACCTTGAGCTTAATTTTATTATTTGGATTAAGTTTAGTGTTTGTGCTGCTGTTGATGAATACGGTGATATCTGAGCGACAAAGTCGAGAAGAATTAGCCATTGCTAATGAAAAACTCCTACAATACGCCCACCGAATTGAAAATCAAGCAACCTTAGAAGAACGGAATCGGATTGCTCGTGAAATTCATGATTCTTTAGGACATTCACTAACTGCTTTAAATTTGCAATTAGAAACCGCTTTAAAACTTTTTCAATCCAACCCATCCAAATCTCAAACTTTTTTAGCACGGGCAAAAGAACTAGGTTCTAAAGCATTACAGGATGTACGACACTCGGTTTCTGCTATGCGTTCTCATCCTTTGCAAGAACAGTCTTTAGAACAAGCAATCTCTATTCTTGCAGAAGATTTTTACCGTTCAAAGGGAGTGCAACCAAGTTGTGAAATTAACTTAGTCTATCCTCTGCCAACTGAAATTAAAACGGCAATTTACCGCATCATCCAAGAATCGTTGACAAATATTTCTAAATATGCAACAGCAAGTGAAATTAAATTAGAATTAACTACGACTATCAATAGTCTGAGGTTAAAAATTCAGGATAATGGTAGAGGCTTTGACTTAAAGCAAAATACCACGGGTTTTGGATTGCATAGTATGCGCGATCGCACTTTAGCAGTGGGAGGTAAGTTTAATATTAACAGCGCTCCTGGTTATGGTTGTCAAATAACAGTTGATATTCCCCTAAGAAGATTGAAATTATGA
- a CDS encoding nucleoside deaminase, which translates to MNQEYFMHLALLEAKKGDAPYGAAIVHNNEVVAVGHNTVIQDSDPSAHAEINVIRSLTAKLKNPSLEGYSIYTTGEPCPMCATACIWTGISEIIYGASIQDLISINQSQIDISCEEVIAKSFRNIKVTKGVLKAECLQLFK; encoded by the coding sequence ATGAATCAAGAATATTTTATGCACCTAGCATTGTTGGAAGCTAAAAAAGGTGATGCACCCTATGGTGCGGCGATAGTTCACAATAACGAAGTTGTTGCTGTAGGTCATAATACTGTAATTCAAGACAGCGATCCATCTGCCCATGCAGAAATCAATGTTATTCGCAGTTTAACAGCTAAACTGAAAAATCCCTCCTTAGAAGGTTATAGCATATATACAACTGGCGAACCTTGCCCTATGTGTGCAACTGCTTGCATTTGGACTGGTATCTCGGAAATTATCTACGGTGCTTCCATTCAAGACTTAATTTCAATTAATCAATCACAAATTGATATATCTTGTGAAGAGGTAATTGCCAAATCTTTTAGGAATATAAAGGTAACAAAAGGCGTTTTAAAAGCAGAATGTCTACAGTTATTTAAATAA
- a CDS encoding DUF5331 domain-containing protein — translation MNIQQLRQSLKMKWLSYYQQNRTWLVKMRVWGTYDGLRRPSSGFILATLSVLEPQFDQIIPFILDLNNNPDQIVAALGLNFNPDQELSLTSSELSIDANQIPDDSPLETYVEDNSVTSVAVTTAATESPDKAAYNFQPGQGFARREKVVSSNTFAVKGTSDRQPVSTRESSTKTLPFDKPPSGFPRQQKPGRGAIAQLPSRTSLAMLNQVKRPTKTVPPLSASKVSSNNKTLSSLTVAIQIPGDGKPIKMHLQDSPDKAKPSPPSNASSLASWIDEFCQGAEWDSKAAIFTRF, via the coding sequence ATGAACATTCAGCAGCTACGTCAATCTTTGAAAATGAAGTGGCTAAGTTACTACCAGCAAAATCGCACTTGGTTGGTAAAAATGCGAGTTTGGGGGACTTATGATGGATTGCGTCGTCCTTCCTCTGGTTTTATCTTGGCTACTTTGTCTGTTTTAGAACCGCAATTTGATCAGATAATTCCTTTTATCCTGGATTTGAATAACAATCCCGATCAGATAGTTGCGGCTCTAGGTCTTAACTTCAATCCTGATCAAGAGTTAAGCCTAACATCATCAGAACTTTCCATAGATGCAAACCAAATTCCCGACGATTCTCCTTTAGAGACTTATGTTGAGGATAATTCTGTGACATCGGTTGCAGTGACTACGGCGGCGACAGAATCTCCTGACAAAGCTGCATATAATTTCCAGCCTGGACAAGGTTTTGCACGCAGAGAAAAAGTTGTGTCATCAAATACATTTGCGGTAAAAGGAACTAGCGATCGCCAACCTGTGTCTACACGAGAATCTTCTACCAAGACGCTACCGTTTGACAAACCGCCTTCCGGGTTTCCACGTCAACAAAAACCTGGGCGAGGGGCGATCGCACAACTCCCTTCTAGAACATCTTTAGCAATGCTGAATCAGGTGAAGCGCCCAACTAAAACAGTACCACCACTCTCTGCTAGTAAGGTTTCTAGTAATAATAAAACCCTCTCATCACTGACTGTGGCGATCCAGATTCCTGGTGATGGCAAACCGATAAAGATGCACTTGCAAGACAGTCCTGACAAAGCTAAACCATCTCCTCCCAGTAATGCTAGTAGTTTAGCTTCTTGGATCGACGAATTTTGTCAGGGTGCTGAATGGGACTCGAAAGCAGCTATTTTTACCAGATTTTAA
- the sipA gene encoding regulatory protein SipA, with product MSQEFAIGSKVRVVSLPPYVKTADPMPMLRPPDVIHIGEEGIVLDRRPGGYWGIRFGKGAFLLDSQYIESTEIPPESQSE from the coding sequence ATGTCTCAAGAATTTGCCATTGGTAGTAAAGTCCGTGTCGTGTCACTACCACCCTACGTCAAAACTGCAGACCCTATGCCCATGCTCCGCCCCCCAGATGTCATTCACATCGGCGAAGAAGGGATTGTCCTTGACCGCCGTCCTGGTGGTTATTGGGGTATTCGCTTTGGTAAGGGAGCTTTCCTCTTGGATAGCCAGTACATCGAAAGCACAGAAATTCCTCCTGAATCTCAATCAGAGTGA
- a CDS encoding DUF692 domain-containing protein, whose protein sequence is MFSHLPTLGVGLGFREPFKSDLFLNRQQVDFLEIVAEHYLDAPWQKQQELELLAAHFPIIPHGINLSLGSAEGLDGEYLSKLAALIKQLNPPWWSEHICFTKAGGIDIGHLSPLPYTKEAVEVLCRNIAEVRRWIDAPLVLENITYMVTLPGAEMTEAQFLAEVVERADCGLLLDVTNLHTNAVNYGYDVDNFLQELPWERVVQLHFVGGHWHDGLLIDSHSQLTPVEVWQLMDAVLAKVAIKGIVLERDENLPPFAELVGEIQQARQLGRSHGRWV, encoded by the coding sequence ATGTTTTCTCATCTCCCGACTTTAGGAGTGGGACTGGGTTTTCGAGAACCGTTTAAAAGTGACTTGTTTCTCAACCGTCAGCAAGTGGACTTTCTCGAAATTGTTGCCGAACATTATCTAGATGCACCTTGGCAAAAACAGCAAGAATTAGAACTTTTGGCGGCTCATTTCCCGATTATTCCTCATGGGATTAATCTGTCATTAGGCAGTGCTGAAGGTTTGGATGGAGAATATTTAAGTAAACTAGCCGCACTGATTAAGCAGCTTAACCCTCCTTGGTGGAGTGAGCATATCTGCTTTACAAAAGCAGGTGGAATTGATATCGGACATTTATCACCGCTACCTTATACCAAAGAAGCTGTAGAAGTTCTTTGTCGTAACATCGCTGAGGTGCGTCGCTGGATTGATGCACCTTTGGTTCTGGAAAATATTACATACATGGTGACGCTTCCTGGTGCCGAGATGACAGAAGCCCAGTTTTTGGCGGAAGTAGTGGAACGTGCTGATTGTGGGTTGCTGTTGGATGTGACGAACCTCCACACTAATGCTGTGAACTACGGCTACGATGTGGATAACTTTCTCCAGGAATTACCTTGGGAACGTGTGGTGCAGTTGCATTTCGTTGGTGGACATTGGCATGATGGTTTGTTGATTGATAGCCATTCCCAGTTAACGCCAGTTGAGGTTTGGCAACTCATGGATGCAGTTTTGGCTAAGGTTGCAATTAAAGGCATTGTTTTAGAACGGGATGAAAACTTGCCACCGTTTGCAGAATTGGTAGGGGAAATACAACAAGCAAGGCAACTTGGTAGGAGTCATGGTAGATGGGTTTAG
- a CDS encoding peroxiredoxin, translating into MISRRTFLSIVFASCLALISWLNFTPVANALGGKLPTINQPAPEFTLPTNTGDGKISLSDLRGKWVVLYFYPKDFTSGCTIEARRFQQDLPKYLDKNAQIIGVSADDVDSHAEFCDSEGLKFPLLADTTGAVSKTYGSWIGFVSMRHSFIIDPQGILRETFVKVNPSIHSTEVLARLEKLQSAAS; encoded by the coding sequence ATGATTTCCCGGCGCACTTTTTTAAGCATAGTATTTGCCAGCTGTTTGGCTCTCATCAGTTGGTTGAACTTTACCCCAGTGGCTAATGCACTTGGTGGTAAGCTACCAACAATTAATCAACCGGCGCCAGAGTTCACATTACCAACTAACACAGGTGATGGCAAAATTTCCCTCTCTGACTTGCGGGGTAAGTGGGTAGTCCTCTATTTTTACCCGAAAGACTTCACCTCTGGTTGCACTATTGAAGCTCGTCGTTTTCAGCAAGATTTGCCCAAATACTTAGACAAAAACGCTCAGATTATTGGCGTTAGTGCTGATGATGTTGATTCCCACGCCGAATTTTGTGATTCAGAGGGGCTAAAATTTCCCCTGTTGGCTGATACGACTGGTGCTGTGAGTAAAACTTACGGTTCTTGGATTGGTTTTGTATCCATGCGCCATAGTTTTATCATCGATCCTCAAGGGATTCTGCGGGAGACTTTTGTCAAAGTCAACCCCTCTATTCACAGTACAGAAGTGCTGGCACGATTAGAGAAATTGCAGTCTGCAGCTTCTTAG
- a CDS encoding response regulator transcription factor yields MIKVLLVDDQSLIRQGLRALLELEPDLEIVGEAENGESAIKLIAELQPHVVLMDIRMPIMDGVAATQEIHQRFSGIKVLVLTTFDDQEYVTAALQNGAMGYLLKDTPSEELAVAIRAVHKGYTQLGPGIVKKLLTQFSTATLTQSPPTPPSLAELTPREKEVLRLIATGASNREISQKLYISEGTVKNHVTNILNRLNLRDRTQAAIFANTFLSYLEQDI; encoded by the coding sequence ATGATTAAAGTATTATTAGTAGATGATCAAAGTTTAATCCGTCAAGGATTAAGAGCTTTATTAGAATTAGAACCAGATTTAGAAATAGTAGGAGAAGCAGAAAACGGTGAAAGCGCAATTAAATTAATTGCGGAACTACAGCCACATGTAGTGTTGATGGATATCAGAATGCCAATTATGGATGGAGTCGCCGCAACTCAAGAAATTCATCAGCGTTTTAGTGGTATTAAAGTTTTAGTATTGACGACTTTTGATGATCAAGAATATGTTACAGCCGCCTTACAAAATGGAGCAATGGGTTACTTACTCAAAGATACGCCCTCAGAAGAATTAGCTGTGGCTATTCGCGCCGTTCATAAAGGGTATACGCAACTAGGCCCAGGAATAGTGAAAAAACTTTTGACTCAGTTTTCCACTGCCACACTGACTCAGTCGCCACCCACACCACCTAGTTTAGCTGAACTGACTCCCAGAGAAAAAGAAGTTTTGCGGCTCATTGCCACAGGTGCTAGTAACCGAGAAATTTCTCAAAAACTCTACATTTCTGAAGGTACAGTGAAAAACCATGTCACAAATATTTTAAATCGGTTAAATTTGCGCGATCGTACTCAAGCAGCCATTTTTGCTAATACATTTCTATCCTACTTAGAACAGGATATCTAA